A single genomic interval of uncultured Sphaerochaeta sp. harbors:
- a CDS encoding GNAT family N-acetyltransferase: MITIHSVSSKREWNQFFAFPNQLYKDNPYYVPTLILDEKWNFNPKKNPAFEYIDVAAFLARKDGRVVGRIAALINHKLNKAQQKKYIRFTRYDVIDDIAVSKLLFEKVFSWAKEKGMDTIIGPIGFSDLDKQGLLVEGFDQLSMFITLYNHPYYHEHLQQLGFTKDVDWVEYKVFVPEKIDPRIERISEIAQKRHGYRLLSFTSKKKVLPYAHQMFHMYNEAFAELYGFCPLTDGQINLAIKQFLSLVSLEYIYVVVDATEKVIGFGIMVPSLSLAMQKSRGRLFPLGFVRILRSLKKHEVLDMYLIAVKPEYMGRGVNAIILQEGIKTALANGVRYAETGPELEYNENVQTQWKSFKTEQHKRRRCYIRTLE; encoded by the coding sequence ATGATTACTATCCATTCTGTCTCCTCTAAACGTGAATGGAACCAATTCTTTGCATTTCCAAACCAACTCTATAAAGACAACCCTTACTACGTACCTACCTTGATCCTCGATGAGAAATGGAACTTCAATCCAAAGAAGAACCCAGCATTCGAATATATTGATGTTGCAGCTTTTCTTGCAAGGAAGGATGGGAGGGTAGTTGGGCGTATTGCTGCCTTGATCAACCACAAGCTGAACAAGGCCCAACAGAAAAAGTATATTCGATTTACCCGCTATGATGTAATTGATGATATTGCAGTCAGCAAACTCCTTTTTGAAAAAGTCTTCTCGTGGGCCAAGGAAAAGGGAATGGATACCATCATCGGCCCCATTGGTTTCTCAGACCTCGACAAACAAGGACTCTTGGTTGAAGGATTCGACCAGCTGAGCATGTTTATCACCTTGTACAACCATCCCTACTACCATGAACACCTGCAACAACTGGGATTTACCAAAGATGTGGACTGGGTTGAATATAAGGTCTTTGTACCTGAAAAAATCGATCCAAGAATCGAGCGAATCAGTGAAATCGCACAAAAACGTCATGGATACCGCCTACTCTCCTTTACCAGCAAGAAAAAGGTACTTCCCTACGCCCACCAGATGTTCCATATGTACAATGAAGCATTTGCCGAGCTCTATGGATTCTGCCCGCTTACCGATGGACAGATCAACCTAGCAATCAAACAGTTTCTAAGCCTGGTAAGTCTTGAATACATCTACGTCGTTGTGGATGCCACAGAGAAGGTCATAGGGTTTGGAATCATGGTCCCTTCCCTCTCCTTGGCAATGCAGAAATCGCGTGGGCGTCTGTTTCCGCTTGGTTTTGTCCGGATTCTCAGGTCACTCAAGAAGCACGAAGTGCTGGATATGTACCTTATCGCAGTCAAACCTGAATATATGGGAAGAGGGGTGAATGCCATCATCCTCCAGGAAGGTATCAAGACAGCACTCGCAAACGGGGTCCGTTACGCTGAGACCGGCCCTGAGTTGGAGTACAACGAGAATGTGCAAACGCAGTGGAAGAGCTTCAAGACCGAACAACACAAACGAAGGCGTTGCTATATTCGCACTCTCGAGTAA
- a CDS encoding NADP-dependent oxidoreductase, with protein MELAVESIPEPSLDNEEILIKVEYAGIGQWDIFEREGGYDEMLGLHSTFPYVLGSEGSGVVHAIGKNVTGFTVGDKVYASGFLNPKGGFYAEFVAIDHRYVTHIPDSISSREASAVSGVGITALRGIEDVLHLQTGESIMILGASGGIGHISVQIAKHKGARVFAIASGTDGVAAVKSLGADVVVDGRNDDFILAANSFAPKGFDTALFTAGGPLVQSLVRCIRKGGRIAYPNGIFPIPKNTLGYNYLAYNGEPDPEIINRLRHWICDGNLHVHVANTFQPAECQRAHTMLEQHHIGKLCFKF; from the coding sequence ATGGAACTAGCTGTGGAAAGCATTCCAGAACCTAGCCTTGATAACGAAGAAATACTAATCAAGGTTGAATATGCTGGTATTGGACAATGGGATATCTTTGAAAGAGAAGGCGGATATGATGAAATGCTGGGACTTCATTCAACATTTCCGTATGTGTTGGGATCGGAGGGATCTGGAGTTGTCCATGCAATAGGAAAGAATGTCACAGGTTTCACTGTTGGCGACAAAGTTTATGCCTCAGGGTTTCTTAATCCAAAAGGAGGTTTTTACGCAGAATTTGTTGCTATTGATCATCGATATGTCACGCATATCCCGGATTCAATCTCGAGTAGGGAAGCAAGCGCAGTGTCGGGGGTAGGCATTACTGCTTTGCGAGGTATTGAAGATGTATTACACCTACAAACAGGCGAGTCAATCATGATTTTGGGGGCTAGCGGAGGGATTGGACATATAAGCGTCCAAATTGCAAAGCACAAAGGTGCCCGGGTGTTCGCGATTGCTTCGGGAACTGACGGAGTTGCAGCAGTAAAAAGCTTGGGGGCTGATGTAGTAGTGGACGGAAGAAACGATGATTTCATATTAGCCGCAAACAGCTTTGCACCAAAGGGTTTCGATACAGCTCTGTTCACAGCTGGAGGTCCTCTTGTCCAATCATTGGTTCGGTGTATCCGGAAAGGTGGTCGCATTGCTTATCCAAATGGTATTTTCCCAATTCCAAAAAATACCTTGGGTTATAATTACCTAGCCTATAATGGAGAGCCTGATCCAGAAATTATAAACCGTTTGAGGCATTGGATATGCGATGGCAATTTACATGTTCATGTTGCTAACACCTTCCAGCCGGCAGAGTGTCAGAGAGCACATACTATGCTTGAACAGCACCATATTGGTAAACTCTGTTTCAAGTTCTGA
- a CDS encoding dihydrofolate reductase family protein: MHDKGGRNIKTQYYTAASLDGYLATEDDSLDWLFPLGDLEDSSYPEFYSHVGALAMGSSTYEWIVRNAEKVSAEAGSTWPYSLPTWVFSKRRLPLIDGADITFVRGEVTPVHEAMRLATGGKNIWIVGGGDLAGQFYDAGLLDEMIVQIGSVTLGTGKPLFPRKVLNPTLQLTSVQRMGKEMVELRYAVNK, translated from the coding sequence ATGCATGACAAAGGAGGACGAAACATCAAAACTCAATATTACACAGCAGCAAGTCTCGATGGATATCTCGCAACTGAAGATGATTCATTAGACTGGTTGTTTCCCCTTGGTGATCTGGAAGACAGCAGTTATCCAGAATTCTATTCCCACGTTGGCGCATTGGCTATGGGTTCCAGCACGTACGAATGGATAGTACGAAATGCTGAGAAGGTAAGCGCAGAGGCTGGTTCCACTTGGCCCTACTCCCTCCCGACATGGGTGTTCTCCAAACGAAGACTTCCCCTTATCGACGGCGCGGATATTACATTTGTCCGGGGAGAAGTAACACCAGTCCACGAGGCGATGCGCCTGGCGACTGGCGGCAAAAATATCTGGATTGTAGGTGGGGGAGATCTGGCGGGACAATTCTATGACGCAGGTCTTTTGGATGAAATGATCGTCCAAATCGGTTCTGTGACGCTGGGAACTGGAAAACCGTTGTTCCCCCGAAAAGTTCTCAATCCGACTCTTCAGCTCACATCCGTCCAAAGGATGGGTAAGGAAATGGTTGAGCTGAGGTATGCTGTGAACAAATAA
- a CDS encoding aldo/keto reductase — MLKETYMLSNGVKIPKLGLGTWFISDDTVAQAVRDAITLGYRHIDTAQAYQNERGVGEGVRTCGVSREELFVTTKLAAEVKSYGEAVASIDGSLQTIGLEYVDLMIIHSPRPWMEYQEADPYFEGNREAWRALEDAYKSGKVRAIGLSNFGKEDIENILSSCTVAPMVNQILAHVSNTPKELIAYCKEKGILVEAYSPVAHGELMKNQVVKEMAQKYGVSVAQLGIRYCLDLGLLPLPKTANPAHMRNNADLDFSISVADLDTLTNIKKIENYGDASFFPVYGGNLKR; from the coding sequence ATGTTGAAAGAGACGTATATGCTATCAAACGGTGTCAAGATTCCCAAGCTCGGACTCGGGACATGGTTCATAAGTGACGATACCGTCGCCCAGGCAGTGAGGGATGCTATCACTCTAGGATACCGCCATATCGATACCGCCCAAGCCTATCAGAATGAACGAGGAGTGGGTGAAGGAGTAAGAACCTGCGGAGTATCCCGAGAAGAGCTCTTCGTCACTACAAAGCTTGCGGCAGAAGTCAAATCCTACGGCGAGGCTGTAGCTTCCATCGATGGGTCGCTACAAACCATAGGGCTTGAGTATGTTGATTTGATGATCATCCACTCACCCCGCCCGTGGATGGAATATCAGGAAGCAGACCCGTACTTTGAAGGAAACCGGGAAGCATGGAGAGCTCTTGAAGATGCATACAAATCCGGGAAGGTTCGCGCTATCGGCCTCTCGAATTTTGGGAAAGAGGACATCGAGAACATTCTCTCTTCCTGTACCGTTGCCCCCATGGTCAACCAGATACTCGCACATGTCAGCAACACTCCCAAAGAGCTGATTGCCTATTGCAAGGAAAAAGGCATCCTTGTGGAAGCTTACTCTCCCGTCGCCCATGGCGAGTTGATGAAGAATCAAGTAGTGAAGGAGATGGCTCAGAAATATGGTGTATCTGTAGCCCAACTTGGAATCAGATACTGTTTGGATCTTGGGCTTCTTCCTCTCCCCAAAACAGCCAATCCTGCTCATATGAGGAACAACGCCGACCTGGACTTCTCAATATCAGTTGCGGACTTGGATACGCTTACGAATATCAAGAAAATCGAGAATTATGGCGATGCAAGCTTCTTTCCTGTTTATGGTGGCAATTTGAAACGGTAA
- a CDS encoding MBL fold metallo-hydrolase: MSDWFTIDRIDTDTYIISEYRHWKETHCYLLNGTNCSLLIDTGLGICNIHDEVMKLSNKPVIAVATHIHWDHIGGHHYFPDFYAHKDELHWLNGGFFLTLEQIKEMVMDRCDAPVGYDVNTYEFFQGTPTRILSDGDDIDLGARIIKVLHTPGHSPGHMCFWEEDKRYLFTGDLVYKDTLFAYYPSTDPQAYLVSLEKIAALPVERVFPAHHSLDIKPEILGRMRNAFRDLETEGKLHHGTGVCEYGDWAVWL, from the coding sequence ATGAGCGATTGGTTCACCATCGATAGGATTGACACCGATACATACATAATCAGTGAATACCGACACTGGAAGGAAACTCATTGTTATCTTCTCAATGGCACAAATTGCAGCCTTCTTATAGATACTGGGTTGGGTATTTGCAATATCCACGATGAAGTGATGAAACTATCGAACAAACCAGTCATCGCCGTCGCCACCCATATACATTGGGACCATATCGGGGGCCACCACTATTTTCCCGATTTCTATGCTCATAAGGACGAGCTGCACTGGCTGAACGGTGGATTCTTTCTCACCTTAGAACAAATTAAAGAGATGGTGATGGACCGCTGTGATGCCCCTGTCGGCTATGATGTGAATACGTATGAGTTCTTTCAAGGTACCCCTACCCGCATACTCAGTGATGGTGATGACATCGACCTCGGTGCCCGCATCATCAAGGTATTGCACACGCCCGGGCACTCTCCCGGGCACATGTGCTTCTGGGAAGAGGATAAAAGATATCTGTTCACTGGCGATCTGGTTTATAAGGATACATTGTTTGCTTATTACCCATCCACAGACCCCCAAGCGTATCTTGTCTCCCTTGAGAAGATTGCAGCATTGCCGGTTGAACGGGTGTTTCCAGCCCACCATTCATTGGATATCAAACCTGAGATTCTTGGAAGGATGCGAAATGCATTCCGGGACCTTGAAACCGAGGGCAAGCTGCATCATGGAACCGGTGTATGTGAATACGGTGATTGGGCTGTTTGGTTATAG
- a CDS encoding virulence RhuM family protein: MKKKSDKRLIIRNSTAEFLLFTSQAGEDGIEVRVEDENVWLTQKLIAKLFGVEVNTINYHLKEIFNSGELVAEATIRNFRIVQAEGSREVAREIAHYNLQGIIAVGFRVNSERATHFRKWAGQVLKDYALRGYVLDDIRLKNGALLSKQYFRDLILEIRDIRASERNFYQQITDIYATAVDYDLHAPTTRTFFATVQNKMHFATHGKTAAELIMDRADHHKDHMGLNTWKKAPDGKILKSDVVIAKNYLDQKEIKSLNRIVTMYLDYAENQAERGIPMTMEDWAEKLNAFLKFNEVDILQDAGKVTAEIAKAFAESEFEKYRPIQDRLFESDFDMVVKKLIKDKGDDK; the protein is encoded by the coding sequence ATGAAAAAGAAATCGGACAAAAGACTCATAATCAGAAACTCGACTGCCGAATTTTTACTATTCACCAGCCAAGCCGGAGAGGACGGAATTGAAGTTCGGGTTGAGGATGAGAATGTGTGGCTAACGCAAAAGCTGATTGCCAAACTCTTTGGTGTCGAGGTTAATACGATCAACTATCACCTGAAAGAGATTTTCAATTCGGGGGAGTTGGTGGCTGAGGCAACTATTCGAAATTTTCGAATAGTTCAAGCCGAAGGTTCACGTGAAGTTGCCCGCGAGATTGCGCACTATAATCTACAAGGGATTATTGCGGTTGGGTTTAGGGTCAACTCAGAACGGGCAACCCATTTCAGGAAATGGGCGGGGCAGGTATTGAAAGACTATGCCCTACGCGGGTATGTCCTTGATGATATCCGATTGAAGAACGGTGCCTTGCTTAGTAAGCAGTATTTCAGGGATTTAATACTTGAGATACGAGATATCCGTGCGAGCGAACGGAATTTCTACCAGCAAATCACCGATATCTATGCGACGGCGGTTGATTACGACCTGCACGCCCCGACGACGAGGACTTTTTTTGCTACGGTCCAAAACAAGATGCACTTTGCAACCCATGGAAAGACAGCTGCGGAGCTTATCATGGACCGTGCAGACCATCATAAGGATCATATGGGTCTGAACACGTGGAAGAAGGCACCGGATGGTAAGATCTTGAAATCCGATGTGGTCATCGCCAAAAACTATCTGGATCAAAAAGAGATCAAGTCCTTGAATAGGATCGTTACCATGTATCTTGATTATGCGGAAAACCAGGCGGAACGAGGCATTCCGATGACCATGGAGGACTGGGCGGAGAAGCTGAATGCGTTCCTAAAATTCAACGAGGTTGATATTTTGCAGGATGCAGGAAAAGTAACAGCAGAAATTGCGAAGGCTTTCGCCGAGAGTGAATTTGAAAAATACAGACCGATACAAGATAGGCTCTTTGAATCGGACTTTGATATGGTAGTCAAGAAGCTGATCAAAGATAAAGGTGATGACAAGTGA
- a CDS encoding IS1595 family transposase encodes MTDKEKEQKALEIYQQLVNTLEDVSEKAEIMNIVNTLIEESGLSPAGEPKTKLKTSRKKPTSESVALVCPKCGSEHVGKNGSAHGKSRFLCKDCGAFFGPTSGKLTAGTYSPPQSWDVFLEGMLCDDSLPMLSEKCNISLSTAHSWRMKLFSQVSNSVEGRILKGVIQEDEFYLPSSFKGNWKGAANLGIEKDYSDVVPDYRKYGFRNHPHERGSQDRKRGLSRDKVCIATAIDDERNVIGKPIGRGNVSSEGLEHAFSSRLDQQSILVTDKSKGGIKYAESTGLTHFALDSRKESRKGPYNLQLVNALHSIISEKSHSRACFATKNAELYITWEAWKLLNRTKSLAEKKDILKSLVVPGKKTATMQQIRNWELPPVLLQFSNN; translated from the coding sequence ATGACAGACAAGGAAAAAGAGCAGAAGGCTTTGGAAATCTACCAGCAATTGGTCAACACCCTTGAGGATGTGTCCGAGAAGGCCGAGATCATGAACATCGTGAATACCCTGATAGAGGAGAGCGGTCTTTCTCCAGCTGGGGAGCCCAAGACAAAGCTCAAGACATCCAGGAAGAAGCCTACATCTGAATCCGTTGCCCTGGTCTGCCCGAAATGCGGCTCAGAACATGTGGGAAAGAACGGATCTGCTCACGGCAAGAGCAGGTTCCTCTGCAAGGATTGCGGGGCCTTTTTCGGTCCCACCTCGGGCAAGCTGACCGCTGGTACTTACTCTCCTCCTCAGTCCTGGGATGTCTTTCTGGAAGGCATGCTCTGCGATGATTCCCTGCCCATGCTGTCTGAGAAATGCAACATATCGCTGTCCACAGCCCATTCCTGGAGAATGAAACTGTTCAGCCAGGTGTCGAACTCAGTAGAGGGAAGGATCCTCAAGGGAGTGATCCAGGAGGATGAGTTCTATCTTCCCTCGAGTTTCAAGGGGAACTGGAAAGGGGCCGCCAACCTCGGTATAGAGAAGGATTATTCGGATGTCGTGCCTGATTACCGCAAGTACGGCTTCAGGAACCACCCGCATGAGCGGGGTTCCCAGGACCGCAAGCGGGGCCTGAGCAGGGACAAGGTGTGTATCGCCACTGCCATCGACGACGAAAGGAACGTGATCGGCAAGCCAATCGGCAGGGGCAATGTGAGCAGCGAGGGACTGGAGCATGCATTCTCATCCAGGCTCGACCAACAGTCCATCCTGGTCACCGACAAGAGCAAGGGAGGCATCAAGTATGCCGAGAGCACAGGACTGACTCATTTTGCGCTGGATTCAAGGAAGGAATCCAGGAAAGGACCATACAACCTGCAGCTGGTGAACGCATTGCACTCAATCATTTCGGAGAAATCACACAGCAGGGCTTGCTTTGCGACCAAGAATGCTGAGCTGTACATCACCTGGGAGGCTTGGAAGCTGCTGAACAGGACCAAGAGCCTGGCTGAGAAAAAGGACATCCTCAAATCACTGGTTGTTCCAGGAAAGAAAACCGCTACGATGCAGCAGATCAGAAATTGGGAACTGCCCCCGGTATTGCTCCAATTTTCGAATAACTAA
- a CDS encoding YafY family protein, translating to MSKTKILFDLITYINAKRIFTAQDVAFEFDVSVRTAYRYLTELSEMGVPIYTESGRHGGYRILDNRLLPPIIFNENEAFAIFFSFQSLRHISSLPFEVDIDSVSRKLLVRLPPDTREWLNNLDTVVSFWNKKRNIESPFLKQIIEAALEKTVILMEYRSKIKNSTKDVLPIGIYMYDGFWYMPAYDILQKQVRNYRVDRILSLAKTQAPCTFDIDLHKWLNNLTTQEPSDPMHVYAELNREGIRLCEGQPWLGPHMTVTSEDSGFLDMDVERGEIEYISTFFVQLGVNARIIEPQELIQNLCSKLTATLSLYDK from the coding sequence TTGTCAAAAACAAAGATTTTATTTGATCTAATCACATACATCAATGCAAAGCGAATATTCACTGCTCAAGATGTTGCTTTTGAATTTGATGTTTCTGTTAGAACGGCATACAGGTATCTGACGGAATTAAGTGAAATGGGTGTACCAATTTATACTGAATCTGGTCGCCATGGGGGATATCGAATTCTTGATAACAGATTATTGCCACCCATAATATTCAATGAAAATGAAGCCTTTGCCATTTTCTTCTCCTTTCAATCTCTAAGGCATATTAGTTCCTTGCCTTTTGAAGTGGATATTGATTCAGTTTCCCGGAAGCTGCTTGTAAGGCTGCCTCCAGATACAAGGGAATGGTTGAACAACCTGGATACCGTTGTCTCTTTTTGGAATAAAAAACGGAACATCGAATCTCCATTCCTCAAGCAGATTATTGAGGCAGCGTTAGAAAAAACCGTAATCCTCATGGAATACCGATCAAAAATTAAGAATTCGACAAAAGATGTTTTACCTATTGGTATCTACATGTATGACGGGTTTTGGTATATGCCAGCGTATGACATCTTACAGAAGCAAGTTAGAAACTATCGGGTAGATCGCATTTTATCTCTAGCAAAAACACAAGCACCTTGCACCTTCGATATTGATCTTCATAAATGGCTTAACAATCTTACGACTCAAGAACCGTCTGATCCAATGCATGTGTATGCTGAATTGAATAGAGAGGGCATTAGGCTCTGTGAAGGTCAACCATGGCTGGGTCCTCATATGACAGTAACAAGTGAGGATTCTGGCTTTCTGGATATGGATGTTGAAAGGGGAGAAATTGAGTATATTTCAACATTTTTTGTGCAGTTGGGAGTGAATGCAAGGATTATTGAACCGCAAGAACTCATTCAAAATCTTTGTTCAAAACTAACGGCTACTCTAAGCCTCTATGATAAATGA
- a CDS encoding cupin domain-containing protein, giving the protein MKYTNKDAFEKANMFGTGAPNDFFSKYFVGKSFLNFLVKPGEAPVFLANVTFEPGCRNDWHIHHAESGGGQMLICTAGEGWYQEEGKEAQRLEEGSFIYIPAGVKHWHGAKSDSWFSHISLEIPGTNTRTEWLERVPEKEYEQLNEDQV; this is encoded by the coding sequence ATGAAATACACAAATAAAGATGCATTTGAGAAAGCGAACATGTTCGGGACAGGTGCCCCGAATGACTTCTTTTCCAAATACTTTGTGGGAAAGTCATTTCTCAATTTCTTAGTCAAACCCGGAGAAGCACCTGTCTTTCTTGCAAATGTAACCTTCGAACCGGGTTGCCGCAATGACTGGCATATTCATCATGCAGAATCCGGTGGGGGACAAATGTTGATCTGCACAGCTGGAGAGGGTTGGTACCAAGAAGAGGGAAAGGAAGCACAACGGCTTGAGGAAGGGTCCTTCATCTATATCCCTGCCGGAGTGAAACATTGGCACGGAGCGAAGTCGGACAGCTGGTTCAGCCATATCTCACTTGAAATACCGGGAACCAACACAAGGACTGAATGGCTTGAACGGGTACCTGAGAAAGAATACGAACAGCTGAACGAGGATCAAGTATGA
- a CDS encoding single-stranded DNA-binding protein: MNNLNSVLLEGNLVRDPERVELGENTSAMTKFAIAVNRFFRNAKAEAVEEVMFINVQAWGTLGKNCMIYLQKGRGVRVVGRLRQERWTDKDGGNRERILVVAEHVEFKKEPNSTPKADEREELDEIDQEIAF; this comes from the coding sequence ATGAATAATTTGAACTCAGTACTGTTGGAAGGAAACCTGGTGAGGGACCCCGAGCGTGTAGAACTTGGGGAGAATACAAGCGCGATGACAAAGTTTGCTATCGCCGTTAACCGGTTCTTTCGTAATGCAAAAGCAGAAGCCGTGGAAGAGGTGATGTTCATCAACGTTCAGGCATGGGGAACGCTTGGTAAGAACTGCATGATCTATCTACAGAAAGGAAGAGGAGTGAGAGTGGTAGGAAGACTTCGCCAGGAGCGGTGGACTGACAAGGATGGAGGGAATCGGGAGCGTATCCTCGTGGTCGCTGAGCATGTTGAGTTCAAGAAAGAGCCAAATTCCACTCCCAAGGCAGATGAGCGTGAAGAACTTGATGAGATTGATCAGGAGATTGCATTCTGA
- a CDS encoding carboxymuconolactone decarboxylase family protein: MNRCEVSKKTISELFGDVHPFFLPEAPEFQKIRDAFMYGEAYPQGCLSTTEKILIILVSLTATGMFDEIPSYVSSALKNRTTPHEIQEAMYQCAPYIGFPQTEKALRVVLQTFQKASIPLPLESNARVDEKTRFPEGLKIQKAIFGEVIDRMRAGAPEELRHIQDYLSAFCFGDIYTRGSLGVKTRELLTFAILISLGGCESQVKSHIYGNTQVGNGRDELIAAITQCLPYIGFPRALNVLATLTEVLGNVQQQ, translated from the coding sequence ATGAATAGATGCGAAGTGAGCAAAAAGACAATCTCTGAACTTTTCGGTGACGTTCATCCGTTCTTTCTCCCAGAAGCCCCAGAATTCCAGAAAATTCGTGATGCCTTCATGTATGGGGAAGCCTATCCCCAAGGGTGTCTAAGTACCACAGAGAAAATACTAATCATTTTGGTGAGCCTTACAGCGACCGGGATGTTCGATGAAATCCCTTCATATGTGAGCTCTGCATTGAAAAACAGGACCACTCCTCATGAAATCCAGGAAGCGATGTATCAGTGTGCTCCCTATATCGGGTTCCCGCAAACAGAGAAAGCGTTGAGGGTGGTCTTGCAGACCTTCCAAAAGGCATCCATTCCACTTCCCCTCGAATCGAATGCACGCGTTGATGAGAAAACCCGTTTCCCTGAAGGCTTGAAAATTCAGAAAGCCATCTTCGGCGAGGTAATCGACAGGATGAGAGCCGGAGCACCTGAAGAGCTTAGACACATCCAGGATTACCTTTCGGCTTTTTGTTTCGGTGACATCTATACACGGGGAAGTCTTGGCGTGAAGACGAGGGAACTCCTCACCTTCGCTATCCTGATCTCTCTCGGGGGATGTGAGAGCCAGGTCAAATCACATATCTACGGTAATACTCAGGTGGGAAATGGTCGTGATGAACTCATTGCAGCGATCACACAATGCCTCCCCTATATTGGATTCCCAAGAGCACTCAATGTATTGGCAACCCTGACCGAAGTGTTGGGAAATGTACAGCAACAATGA
- a CDS encoding methyltransferase domain-containing protein — protein sequence MRMKTPVTDTYDKNFLLKTMMGPNAMRITEELASSLPIARGMRILDLGCGMGISSILLAEKYDVTVFAADLWISPTDNAKRFAERGLDAKIFPFLVDATKEIPFAHEYFDMIISVDSYHYFGTDENMLSKLLPFVRKDGYIAVAVPGFTQDFPDGKLPEEIQPFWTPEWYFYSLTWWKALWEKEPDIEITEFREMTSCKQAWDDWLQSPNPYAKEDLVMMEAGVGKYFNIIQMVGKKR from the coding sequence ATGAGAATGAAAACACCCGTTACTGATACCTATGACAAGAACTTTCTCCTGAAGACGATGATGGGACCGAATGCGATGAGGATCACCGAGGAACTGGCAAGCTCGCTTCCCATTGCTCGAGGTATGCGTATTCTTGATCTCGGATGTGGTATGGGGATTTCGTCCATTCTGCTTGCAGAGAAATATGATGTGACCGTGTTTGCCGCTGACCTGTGGATATCTCCCACCGATAATGCCAAACGCTTTGCCGAACGTGGGCTTGATGCAAAGATATTTCCTTTCTTGGTGGATGCAACGAAAGAGATTCCCTTTGCTCATGAATATTTCGATATGATCATCAGCGTGGATTCCTATCATTACTTTGGCACGGATGAAAATATGCTCTCGAAACTTCTGCCCTTCGTGAGAAAGGATGGCTATATTGCGGTTGCAGTTCCTGGGTTTACTCAAGATTTCCCTGATGGCAAGTTACCAGAAGAGATACAACCTTTCTGGACTCCAGAGTGGTATTTCTATTCCCTTACCTGGTGGAAAGCCCTCTGGGAAAAAGAACCTGATATTGAGATAACCGAGTTCCGTGAAATGACCTCATGCAAACAAGCCTGGGATGATTGGCTGCAATCACCCAACCCCTATGCCAAAGAGGATCTTGTCATGATGGAAGCAGGGGTAGGGAAGTATTTCAATATTATCCAGATGGTAGGTAAGAAACGGTGA